In Spiroplasma litorale, a single genomic region encodes these proteins:
- a CDS encoding IS3 family transposase, with translation MDNEITIRKLCKIIKLGKSTYYDWIKDKKPKFRHIDYELLSNIEKSFIDSGKTYGSRRLAIDLNNICSHKKVRRYMIF, from the coding sequence ATGGATAATGAAATAACAATAAGAAAACTTTGCAAAATAATAAAACTAGGTAAATCAACATATTATGATTGAATTAAAGATAAAAAACCAAAGTTTAGACATATAGATTATGAATTACTATCAAATATTGAGAAAAGTTTTATCGATTCTGGGAAAACATATGGTTCAAGAAGATTAGCAATTGATTTAAACAATATATGCTCTCATAAAAAAGTAAGAAGATATATGATTTTTTAA
- a CDS encoding GNAT family N-acetyltransferase: MEGIDFKVVFNVDNKLFFDALMIRKNVFVDEQNVDITEEIDDYDDKAYHVVGYLLAEPICCARIYIDVNKCYWGRVAVIKKYRKKKVGNKLIEFLKEYSKKELSASEVIIEAQLHSIDFYKNNGFEIIDEEIKVISNIEHKTMKLVL; encoded by the coding sequence ATGGAAGGAATAGATTTTAAAGTAGTTTTTAATGTTGATAATAAGTTATTTTTTGATGCATTAATGATTAGAAAAAATGTTTTTGTAGATGAACAAAATGTAGATATTACTGAAGAAATCGATGATTATGATGATAAAGCTTATCATGTCGTTGGATATTTATTAGCAGAACCAATTTGTTGTGCAAGGATTTATATCGATGTAAACAAATGTTATTGGGGTAGAGTTGCAGTTATAAAAAAATATCGCAAGAAAAAAGTCGGAAATAAATTAATAGAATTTTTAAAAGAGTATTCAAAAAAAGAATTAAGTGCAAGCGAAGTTATTATTGAAGCTCAATTACACTCAATTGATTTCTACAAAAATAATGGTTTTGAAATAATCGATGAAGAAATTAAAGTTATTTCAAACATTGAACACAAAACTATGAAATTAGTACTTTAA
- a CDS encoding lipoprotein: MKKLLGFLMSIGLTVSPAATIISCGSDNDNGNTDGEQGGGETTDPNQEGLSYEKVRDQYLKEVNDFVNKNISTQVQNQDWTEATSYSNEDKEFFNANALKKAAELAKKTKEESSGEESSIDLSELFKKTEATELKTKFFANVKSIIDFSKIQDGIKSIADKKEYSSLITKGVEKDKLIEVDESTVNANNTENVKATLKFYNKEESEANKSNFFASLENVNISFKFNFKAKDGNQLAPATNNIFNFTYKITTYGNVVDFINKKAKELKFKYLKDGDSIIESGLKSGSNADKFESYDQLNNKSTGKYITTFNSEEFKTKLTDDLKTGEIEGVKFEIKPKNNNLVNELSKDENSWDYEMNSLNSSKSVFSWKNEKSGWEDDKIEGREELYKYIFRTASKENDTDGEALLKKDYLNKANLDNWFKDYKDKFVKENIEGKNDEYLTTNKEAILNQINITNKLKIVKLNSLELNINGGSGQGGFTTSIDDIFITAGYSIDKEENLSTSKFDENSLTYKSIVANSLKGINSYKNSFGIAPTSSENKVASFSGKTGVNIGGKELNLWTDSFSSDYLSTDNENPNLIYLVYEDGAKKFNDNLSLIQNSGTGSDTQKAVREKLLKEGNQTNFSWEFGTSYSDRVRVRFIKSLEDEGAPKDRDTKGFIIDGIYGSGSDNAPIRFNLDFMNIEFRVDTIWKLSSGNRYKSAIEIVE, encoded by the coding sequence GTGAAAAAATTATTAGGATTTTTAATGTCAATAGGATTGACAGTGTCACCAGCTGCAACAATTATTTCTTGTGGTAGTGATAATGATAATGGTAATACCGACGGTGAACAAGGTGGGGGGGAAACAACTGACCCAAACCAAGAAGGACTATCTTATGAAAAAGTAAGAGATCAATATTTAAAAGAAGTTAATGATTTTGTTAACAAAAATATCAGTACTCAAGTTCAAAACCAAGATTGAACTGAAGCTACTTCATATTCTAATGAAGATAAAGAATTTTTTAATGCAAATGCCTTAAAAAAAGCAGCTGAATTAGCAAAAAAAACAAAAGAAGAGTCTAGCGGAGAAGAAAGTTCTATAGACTTATCAGAATTATTTAAAAAAACAGAAGCAACTGAATTAAAAACTAAATTTTTTGCAAATGTAAAATCTATAATTGATTTTAGTAAAATTCAAGATGGAATAAAATCAATTGCAGACAAAAAAGAATACAGTAGTTTAATTACAAAAGGTGTTGAAAAAGATAAATTAATTGAAGTAGACGAATCAACTGTTAATGCTAATAACACCGAAAATGTTAAAGCTACTTTAAAATTTTATAATAAAGAAGAAAGCGAAGCAAATAAATCAAACTTTTTTGCATCACTTGAAAATGTTAACATTAGCTTTAAATTTAATTTCAAAGCAAAAGACGGTAATCAATTAGCACCTGCAACAAATAATATTTTTAACTTCACTTATAAAATTACTACATATGGAAATGTTGTAGATTTCATTAACAAAAAAGCTAAAGAATTAAAATTTAAATACTTAAAAGATGGAGATTCAATAATTGAGTCTGGATTAAAATCAGGAAGCAATGCTGATAAATTTGAATCATATGATCAGTTAAATAATAAAAGTACTGGTAAGTATATAACTACTTTTAATAGTGAAGAATTTAAAACAAAATTAACAGATGATTTAAAAACAGGGGAAATTGAAGGTGTAAAATTTGAAATTAAACCCAAAAACAATAATCTTGTAAATGAATTATCTAAAGATGAAAATTCATGAGATTATGAAATGAATTCATTAAATTCAAGCAAGTCAGTATTTTCATGAAAAAATGAAAAGTCAGGATGAGAAGATGACAAAATTGAAGGTAGAGAAGAACTATACAAATATATTTTCAGAACTGCTTCAAAAGAAAACGATACAGACGGGGAAGCTTTATTAAAAAAAGATTATTTAAATAAAGCTAACCTAGACAATTGATTCAAAGATTACAAAGATAAATTTGTTAAAGAAAACATCGAAGGAAAAAACGATGAATACTTAACAACTAATAAAGAAGCGATTCTTAATCAAATTAACATTACAAACAAATTGAAAATTGTAAAACTAAATAGTTTAGAATTAAATATTAATGGTGGATCAGGTCAAGGTGGATTCACAACAAGTATTGATGATATTTTTATAACTGCTGGATACTCAATTGATAAAGAAGAAAATTTATCAACAAGTAAATTTGATGAGAATTCTTTAACTTACAAATCAATTGTTGCTAACTCATTAAAAGGAATTAACTCTTATAAAAATTCATTTGGTATTGCGCCAACTTCAAGCGAAAATAAAGTTGCTTCATTTAGCGGAAAAACAGGTGTTAATATTGGTGGAAAAGAACTAAATCTTTGAACCGACTCATTCAGTTCTGATTATTTAAGTACAGATAATGAAAATCCAAATTTAATATACTTGGTTTATGAAGATGGAGCAAAAAAATTTAATGACAATCTTTCATTAATACAAAATTCCGGAACAGGTAGCGATACGCAAAAAGCTGTAAGAGAAAAATTATTAAAAGAAGGTAATCAAACAAATTTTAGTTGAGAATTTGGTACAAGCTATTCAGATAGAGTAAGAGTTAGATTCATAAAAAGTTTAGAAGATGAAGGTGCTCCTAAAGATCGTGATACAAAAGGATTTATAATTGATGGAATTTATGGTTCAGGTAGTGATAATGCTCCTATAAGATTTAATTTAGATTTTATGAATATTGAATTTAGAGTTGACACAATTTGAAAATTAAGTAGCGGAAATAGATATAAATCAGCGATTGAAATAGTTGAATAG
- a CDS encoding transposase has protein sequence MKRYTKEEKIKICKLFLESNSKCEDFSKCYKLSSISLRNWVKNYNLFGDGAFDNSKTHLEEKLKSLQKENKKLKKQLKDQELRDEMYSDLRRLINKKK, from the coding sequence ATGAAAAGATACACTAAAGAAGAAAAAATAAAAATATGTAAATTATTTTTAGAGAGCAATTCTAAATGCGAAGATTTTTCAAAATGCTATAAACTATCATCGATTAGTTTAAGAAATTGAGTTAAAAACTATAATTTATTCGGAGACGGAGCTTTTGATAATTCAAAAACACATTTAGAAGAAAAACTTAAAAGCTTACAAAAAGAAAATAAAAAGCTAAAAAAACAACTTAAAGATCAAGAATTAAGAGATGAAATGTATTCAGATTTAAGAAGGTTAATAAATAAAAAAAAGTAA
- a CDS encoding DDE-type integrase/transposase/recombinase gives MKKFGDVFSVDITEKVINRPRLYTCGFYNIKQKKIYGLITKTSKGISLVVESFLKMVDEFGVFKPNSVIHSDNGSEFKSYTYKLMLMNFDLNISMSRVGKSTDNGYIEGFWSVLKREAIIENKKYTSIEEYIYIFNLYSKFYNERRIKL, from the coding sequence TTGAAAAAATTTGGCGATGTTTTTAGTGTTGACATAACAGAAAAAGTTATTAATAGACCAAGACTTTACACTTGTGGTTTTTATAATATTAAGCAGAAAAAAATTTATGGATTAATTACAAAGACATCAAAAGGTATATCACTTGTTGTTGAATCATTTTTAAAAATGGTTGATGAGTTTGGAGTTTTTAAACCAAATAGCGTTATTCACTCTGATAATGGTTCAGAGTTTAAATCCTATACATATAAATTAATGTTGATGAATTTTGACTTAAATATAAGCATGTCTAGAGTTGGTAAATCAACTGATAACGGTTATATAGAGGGTTTTTGAAGTGTATTAAAAAGAGAAGCTATAATAGAGAACAAAAAATATACATCGATTGAAGAATATATATACATTTTTAATTTATACTCAAAATTTTATAATGAAAGGAGAATAAAGTTATAA
- a CDS encoding GntR family transcriptional regulator translates to MKKWNEIYNYLLNLLHDKKIGDNECLPSENKLKLKFNCSVQPIRKAYSKLKEDKLIVSSQGKGYIPLKDKNNILFSFSELFPTAISEYVYLGKIKLTDELKKITNFLYEDFVHKMCVKRYLNNELFIYQISYISDYLLKKDIKMEVISEKGLMYFFKNYLKHNINYSIKQIIALERKDIDVLNDKLFENENQFILDKGMLFTTSQDLVEYRESYYKFKNFKWSFIEYFK, encoded by the coding sequence TTGAAAAAGTGAAATGAAATATATAATTATTTATTAAATTTATTACATGATAAAAAAATAGGGGACAATGAATGTTTGCCTTCAGAAAATAAATTAAAGTTAAAATTTAATTGCTCAGTTCAGCCAATTAGAAAAGCGTATTCAAAATTAAAAGAAGATAAATTAATTGTTAGTTCACAAGGAAAGGGATATATCCCACTAAAAGATAAAAATAATATATTATTTTCTTTTAGTGAATTATTTCCAACAGCAATAAGCGAATATGTCTATTTAGGTAAAATAAAATTAACAGATGAACTAAAGAAAATAACAAATTTTTTATATGAAGATTTTGTACATAAAATGTGTGTTAAAAGATATTTGAATAATGAACTGTTTATATATCAAATATCTTATATATCTGATTATCTATTAAAAAAAGATATTAAAATGGAAGTAATAAGTGAAAAAGGGTTAATGTATTTTTTTAAAAATTATTTAAAACATAATATTAATTATTCGATAAAACAAATTATAGCCTTGGAAAGAAAAGACATTGATGTATTAAATGATAAATTATTTGAAAATGAAAATCAATTTATATTAGATAAAGGGATGTTATTTACAACTAGTCAGGATTTAGTAGAATATAGAGAAAGTTATTATAAATTTAAAAACTTTAAATGAAGTTTCATAGAGTATTTTAAATAA
- a CDS encoding glycoside hydrolase family 18 protein — translation MKKLISLLSSFMIVTPLAGIITSCSIGSDKDKNSSFDPSQDEPIDFKNPYAETGTSEKTETNLMKARDMKWASVLTNDYSNSSRYRSLSNVDNRAESTNTQSTLAKKDVLKNNLKSKIGFNPYSDIGIVEDSQEYLLKNKGLGSSYKEHAKFEGNSTAENNHYNNLGELWNNSDLFKDKENDGITLGFMQNASDENELVPMWDAAPNKTSNNSAEWFQQRWDKWTTGDKKLDSSKVTISFGPFANSLWHEAYKNGYTEEQLADKLAEISVKYGTKKFDFYFAAPYLTNKGSYADSQRLLAGALKILLEKDNEFDIRLSLVVSTKDGISSVIARPNGNWDGDISLIGSEEFPLYMFTKFLGMNFRLNLVLPYLTYSAYNEVGGDKDWEMKVIKSATEDTEKTWRTINDKLNGNTSKFLNDSGNVYDRMVLTPWIGKRAEKAIYDFDANDALEFRKFAEDKKVGQISMFYITRDYPSEFMSNGLGPDGIADKNALDQNIRSASGYDKFTYSKILNGTMKTDIPEEAKTPEAISKLDGYLNYDRDIRNNHSLDEYQKEGWDGVAGGNGNEWNQGQPSEGEGNVVNPSTPSTSNKNVYVKWEDANPNRKDNIVDKNESNNSTYFSPYLDAGLYEGNDIAKIRENTGLDHLTLAFVQQVNSHNNSLDLSIAGIENKGDGYAWWEKSQLYEKDLKPLVDSNNFENIKVAYGGATTGGFIEKNPWNLAYKLANNDINKASDLLSDALFNYNDYLKNFASKSSGKTLNMPKNIDFDIEGQAQEDHISNDVLAKTLAKMKKSDSSWNFSVTLPVLPSGLTNVGFNVMDKFTKAFKNEGLSYKDMPVINLMLMDYGNGIYLDGKTNGKTNFDLAKEAIENTKENIAKSVIKNYGISTPSNRDIHRLIGATPMIGVNDTVEGVFTLEDAKELYNWAQSADLSYLSMWSMNDDRGKLSGVARPKSLTSHGLGYLGEYDFAKVFNGQWDEKVKRPAKKV, via the coding sequence ATGAAAAAATTAATTAGTTTATTAAGTAGTTTTATGATTGTTACACCATTAGCAGGAATTATAACTTCTTGTTCAATTGGTAGTGACAAAGATAAAAACTCAAGTTTCGATCCATCGCAAGATGAACCAATAGATTTTAAAAACCCTTATGCAGAAACAGGTACATCAGAAAAAACTGAAACTAACCTTATGAAAGCAAGGGACATGAAATGGGCTAGTGTATTAACAAATGATTATTCAAATAGTTCAAGATACAGAAGTCTAAGTAACGTTGATAACAGGGCTGAATCAACAAACACTCAATCAACTTTAGCAAAAAAAGATGTTTTAAAAAATAATTTGAAATCAAAAATCGGTTTCAATCCTTATTCAGATATTGGTATTGTTGAAGACAGTCAAGAATATTTATTAAAAAACAAAGGTCTTGGTTCTTCATATAAAGAACACGCAAAATTTGAAGGCAATTCTACTGCTGAAAATAACCACTACAATAATTTAGGTGAATTATGAAATAATTCAGATTTATTTAAAGATAAAGAAAATGATGGAATTACTCTTGGTTTTATGCAAAATGCAAGTGATGAAAATGAATTAGTTCCAATGTGAGATGCAGCACCAAACAAAACAAGCAATAATTCTGCTGAATGATTTCAACAAAGATGAGATAAATGAACAACTGGAGATAAAAAATTAGATAGTTCAAAAGTTACAATTTCATTTGGACCATTTGCAAACTCATTATGACACGAAGCTTATAAAAATGGTTATACTGAAGAACAATTAGCGGATAAATTAGCAGAAATTTCTGTTAAATATGGAACCAAAAAATTTGACTTTTATTTTGCAGCACCATATTTAACTAATAAAGGTAGCTATGCTGATTCTCAAAGGTTATTAGCAGGAGCACTAAAAATATTATTAGAAAAAGATAACGAATTTGATATAAGACTATCTTTAGTGGTTTCAACAAAAGATGGTATATCAAGTGTTATTGCAAGACCTAATGGGAACTGAGATGGAGATATATCATTAATTGGTAGTGAAGAATTTCCATTATATATGTTTACTAAATTTCTAGGAATGAACTTTAGATTAAACTTAGTTTTACCATATTTAACTTACTCAGCTTATAACGAAGTTGGTGGAGATAAAGACTGAGAAATGAAGGTTATTAAATCAGCTACTGAAGATACTGAAAAAACATGAAGAACTATAAATGACAAATTAAACGGAAATACAAGTAAATTTTTAAATGACAGTGGTAATGTTTATGACAGAATGGTTCTAACTCCATGAATTGGTAAAAGAGCTGAAAAAGCAATTTATGATTTTGATGCAAATGATGCTTTAGAATTTAGAAAATTTGCTGAAGATAAAAAAGTTGGTCAAATTTCAATGTTTTATATAACAAGAGATTACCCATCAGAATTTATGAGTAATGGTTTGGGTCCAGATGGAATTGCTGATAAAAATGCACTTGATCAAAATATTAGAAGTGCATCAGGATATGATAAATTTACATATTCAAAAATACTAAATGGAACAATGAAAACTGACATACCTGAAGAAGCTAAAACACCTGAAGCAATTTCTAAACTTGATGGTTATTTAAACTATGATAGAGATATTAGAAATAACCATTCACTAGATGAATATCAAAAAGAAGGTTGAGATGGTGTTGCTGGTGGAAATGGTAATGAATGAAATCAAGGTCAACCATCAGAAGGTGAAGGAAATGTTGTAAATCCTTCAACTCCATCAACTTCTAACAAAAATGTTTATGTTAAATGAGAAGATGCCAATCCTAATAGAAAAGATAATATTGTTGACAAAAACGAAAGTAACAACAGTACATACTTTTCTCCATATTTAGATGCAGGTTTATACGAAGGAAATGACATTGCAAAAATTAGAGAAAATACAGGTTTAGATCATTTAACACTTGCATTTGTTCAACAAGTTAATAGTCATAATAATAGCTTAGATTTATCAATAGCTGGTATTGAAAATAAAGGTGATGGTTATGCATGATGAGAAAAATCACAACTTTATGAAAAAGATTTAAAACCACTAGTTGATTCAAATAACTTTGAAAACATTAAAGTTGCATATGGTGGAGCGACAACAGGTGGATTTATTGAAAAAAATCCTTGAAATCTTGCATATAAATTAGCAAATAATGATATTAATAAAGCAAGTGATTTATTAAGTGATGCTTTATTTAATTACAATGATTATTTAAAAAACTTTGCAAGTAAATCAAGTGGTAAAACATTAAATATGCCAAAAAATATAGACTTTGATATTGAAGGACAAGCTCAAGAAGATCACATTTCAAATGATGTACTTGCAAAAACACTTGCAAAAATGAAAAAATCTGATTCTTCATGAAACTTTTCAGTAACTCTTCCAGTTCTTCCTTCTGGATTAACAAATGTTGGATTTAATGTAATGGATAAATTCACTAAAGCATTCAAAAATGAAGGATTAAGTTACAAAGACATGCCAGTGATTAATTTAATGTTAATGGACTATGGAAATGGAATATATTTAGATGGAAAAACAAATGGTAAAACCAATTTTGATTTAGCAAAAGAAGCAATAGAAAACACTAAAGAAAACATTGCTAAATCAGTAATTAAAAATTATGGAATTTCTACTCCTTCAAATAGAGATATACATAGATTAATCGGTGCTACTCCAATGATTGGTGTAAATGATACAGTTGAAGGTGTGTTTACACTTGAAGATGCAAAAGAACTTTATAATTGAGCTCAATCTGCTGATTTATCATATTTATCAATGTGATCAATGAATGATGATAGAGGAAAATTATCAGGGGTTGCTAGACCAAAATCATTAACTAGTCATGGTCTCGGATACCTAGGTGAGTATGATTTTGCAAAAGTATTTAATGGCCAATGAGATGAAAAAGTCAAAAGACCTGCTAAAAAAGTGTAA
- a CDS encoding J domain-containing protein has protein sequence MGIYRIIRGSLLILIISLALFVCLIIANYANDKDRMYESVLELYTTDEIYNSKHFNFNGKLFWLIMSMFIAGFIFIVTSLLFIVDLSKNGHRMILPNICYVVFFATAGVLITLFNYKVMDFYGSVFDSLKYESNISAKYNPSKVINIFKFAYFSIYVISFILLIVNMLNFKYQYKFFRVLTFRWHTSNDYKINNEFKLEKEKKAMKNLKKTRGLQQYNFENFKKVSTNFNRLVWIDDFNTDLVLEMHEIDEIIDRYSKYSEYKSLVNYTFRNKFNVFIADENFKLSLFPSYVENIENSFYYINLFTKYCKNLFLAAYYKYAKHIAATLEHSLTIVYRRITMQILSYENLDKKLIKIANDNLNDFIAKIYAILRNYESKNMSINVTTNDIIEYGKEFYHDLTERFSKEFEYSYNEIIRIQDEMYTGDYNDDVMKHKNDKVKTALDYFGLNPKSTYDDFKNKYRELIRIYHPDANSKNSEDSIKKITLINLNREILEEYFQN, from the coding sequence ATGGGTATATATAGAATAATAAGAGGATCATTATTAATTTTAATAATTAGCTTAGCATTATTTGTTTGCCTTATAATTGCAAATTATGCAAATGATAAGGACAGAATGTATGAATCGGTTTTAGAACTTTACACAACTGATGAAATATACAATTCTAAACATTTTAATTTTAATGGTAAATTATTTTGATTAATAATGTCAATGTTTATAGCTGGTTTTATTTTTATTGTTACAAGTTTATTGTTTATTGTTGATTTATCAAAAAATGGTCATAGGATGATATTACCAAATATTTGTTATGTTGTTTTTTTTGCTACTGCAGGTGTATTAATAACACTATTTAATTATAAGGTTATGGACTTTTATGGGAGTGTTTTTGATAGTTTAAAATACGAGTCAAATATTAGTGCTAAATATAATCCTTCAAAAGTAATTAATATATTTAAATTTGCTTATTTTAGTATTTATGTAATCTCTTTTATTCTTTTAATTGTAAATATGTTAAATTTCAAATACCAATATAAATTTTTTAGAGTTCTAACTTTTAGATGGCATACTTCAAATGACTATAAAATAAACAATGAATTTAAGCTTGAAAAAGAAAAAAAAGCAATGAAGAACTTAAAAAAAACCAGAGGACTTCAACAATATAATTTTGAAAACTTTAAAAAAGTATCAACTAATTTTAATAGATTGGTTTGAATTGATGATTTTAATACTGATTTAGTTTTAGAAATGCATGAAATTGATGAAATAATTGATAGATATTCAAAGTATAGCGAATACAAAAGTCTGGTTAATTATACTTTTAGAAATAAATTTAATGTATTTATAGCAGATGAAAACTTTAAGCTATCTTTATTTCCTTCGTATGTTGAAAACATAGAAAATTCATTTTATTATATTAATTTATTTACAAAATATTGTAAAAATTTATTTTTAGCAGCTTACTACAAATACGCAAAACATATTGCAGCAACCCTTGAACATAGTTTAACAATTGTTTATAGAAGAATTACAATGCAAATTTTAAGCTATGAAAACCTAGATAAAAAGTTAATAAAAATAGCAAATGATAACTTAAATGATTTTATTGCTAAAATTTATGCAATATTACGTAATTATGAGAGTAAAAATATGTCAATCAATGTAACTACCAATGATATAATCGAATATGGTAAAGAATTCTATCATGATTTAACAGAACGATTTTCAAAAGAATTTGAATATTCATATAATGAAATAATAAGAATACAAGATGAAATGTATACTGGTGATTACAATGATGACGTTATGAAACATAAAAATGACAAAGTCAAAACAGCATTAGATTATTTTGGTTTAAATCCAAAATCAACATATGACGACTTCAAAAATAAATATAGAGAATTGATTAGAATCTATCATCCAGATGCAAACTCCAAAAATTCTGAAGATTCAATAAAAAAAATTACTTTAATTAATTTAAATAGAGAAATTCTTGAAGAATATTTTCAAAATTAA